From the genome of Leptospira andrefontaineae, one region includes:
- a CDS encoding RHS repeat domain-containing protein has protein sequence ALFSNDQFSGDFNGDGTSDFLLFDRSSGEWTLGETINQTINFKIWSKAPQFKTITRWLQGDFNGDGSTDIGFFSETDGKFWIGETTSNGFRYKVYSDMSYGPNQERVMKTPLPLDEVKPIKGFGVFSTSSDTKTVLLDYQYDGNSNPGKGEIPYPGCFTTNDCSASSELLLFDRKTGVFDFKKGSTFTEAVLTGFNPETSGIVTINNGKADRYTVNTRDEVLFFGDFGTTSKFFVVTQDTGNAFKRTDLASIADSQVVSFDINSSAYAIDNFDSTSSKSALILNDQTSTSAQRFLLTGPSGTKYLTVGPGDVIDSYLQNLFQVGSETNRNNRNMFSIFSGDFAGVGKAQILLVDRRTGTHKWYLGTIGTSSITFKLLLPTGAAVSLPVTTTVYDRTSQAGIQYALYPEVTGNSIVYEDPTDTASIVFSKIRITATTIARTVYNPGLVGFSNQYDHRGNPIVVSDGENKVYDLSQSKIVSAASPVFALSIDRPDLMTKVYPFQWIQGDYNGDGLTDIGIIHLKEPTWYFAMSSGTVPDVIEQVKNGIGGTYTLEYDNSTKFDNNGGDNIPDLSINYRVCTKITLDDGLGNTIPKNYSYKNGVSFSAFINGKKETDAFGFTEFTMTDATGSRTVHSYFSQPYSNFMHNRALSGAEKEMHIIGSDNQDYGSSKKTYEIQQIETVTGKISYLARLSKTQNFINGTATTTSEGSVIFNGYNLTKKTDTSTDHYADSAHPSQSFTSVTDFETDSTTNQTRPKKTVSLSGSSHETTSTLTYDSQGNLTRNSVTYTGSGLPSVSASITEYEYDTYGNKTEEKNVSASPNRGTSYVFDDQLHQFVKEQTSFGGSLQLKTRYTTNYGKAFGSPDDSTDPNGNKSYFEYDDFGRLVESSADTDSGTKVLAVYEYGSSFPFSAKTTFPTGGADPSFALRSYRDGMGRVIHTVKTGSNGQHVRSGKLTYNGNGQVIRSGQPDWADAGEIDTFVLHTQERNPSYIEYDAIGRAKKTILPIAAGETEATTLTVTYNDPFETIETHSGGTSKRTVKDGKGQTLYIEDFGSDATNAKIGFCFDIAGKMIKKSDLNDGGALSCDTSGITVKDTSGKNQAYWLYDAFGRLKKSSDPDFGVSTASYNAFGDTIQAIDARGITTAFTYDSLGRMLTKDTPEGTVYFDYDSGSGAENALGKLVRVEDSVQIKTFSYDKLGRAKKESRNVKNLTIELADGPYITEYKYDLLGRVISIDYPEHPVNHTRMKACYAYGTAGYITGISVQVNTNGVIPGYCSKTIVENITYNEFGQTAGFGLGNGVQTNYTYDIKQRLVRINSVGDVDGTTKTLQDAVYAFNSRNNITGITNTSSEYTTAYNYSYDGLNRLVAADGQYQESADNYTKTFRQSFAYAKNGNLLAKRNHNFNDNTLIDEWNYQYSNHQVTHIDSTQSGNNRLVMSYDSSGNMTYQRDNFKDLTKTITVDSQNRITQVQDALSTTIGNYWYDEGGFRVRKKALVPSGASFKNQEILYPSKFYGLEYSEETNILSSINNVYLNGVRIAALNEDGVTAYFLTDQVDSVAHVLDEAGHTLSRMQYEPYGETLVQRGTLDFAPKYNSQELDRETNFYFYNARYYDPQIARFTSADSVIPERGVATQNWNRFMYAAGNPIRYKDPTGHEAASGYPIKLDFSKFFKDVWASAKSTAQRAVSNVKQGAKNAVNTVKQWDQRAAKAVNYTANTVKRGANNAANTVKQGAIKGAAKMDKAGSWLYTTDNPIASGLMMLGGSCNLGCDNAMETAKNINRKPDYTTLGFAFPIYPNYDFTKITSVNFSFTYDIYNNIYFSGGISQGPSYSPKSRPSFSFMYGWMNQNQAPYEHELKSYLPGKSYNVNAGYWIGAGYTQSLGGGSSVEFGFMTPGFGHSGMYTPDGK, from the coding sequence GGCCTTATTTTCCAATGATCAATTCTCTGGGGATTTTAACGGAGATGGGACTTCTGACTTTTTATTATTCGATCGCTCTTCTGGCGAATGGACTCTTGGAGAAACTATAAACCAAACCATTAATTTTAAGATCTGGTCCAAGGCTCCTCAATTCAAAACAATCACTCGCTGGCTTCAGGGAGATTTCAATGGAGATGGATCAACCGATATAGGGTTTTTCTCTGAGACCGACGGAAAATTCTGGATCGGCGAAACAACTTCTAACGGATTCCGTTATAAAGTTTATAGTGATATGAGCTATGGTCCCAACCAAGAAAGAGTGATGAAAACCCCTCTTCCTTTGGATGAAGTAAAACCGATTAAAGGATTTGGAGTATTCTCCACTTCTTCGGATACTAAAACTGTTCTTTTAGATTACCAGTATGATGGGAACTCCAACCCGGGAAAAGGAGAGATCCCATATCCAGGATGTTTTACTACAAATGATTGTAGTGCTTCTTCTGAATTACTTTTGTTCGATAGAAAAACAGGAGTATTTGATTTTAAGAAGGGTTCTACCTTTACTGAAGCAGTTCTTACTGGCTTCAATCCGGAGACTAGCGGGATCGTAACTATAAATAATGGAAAAGCAGATCGTTATACTGTAAACACTCGAGATGAAGTTTTATTCTTCGGAGATTTTGGAACCACAAGTAAATTTTTCGTAGTCACCCAAGATACCGGAAACGCATTCAAAAGAACAGATCTTGCAAGTATAGCGGATTCTCAAGTTGTTTCTTTTGATATCAACTCAAGCGCATATGCGATAGATAATTTTGATTCTACCTCTTCTAAATCTGCTTTGATCCTGAATGATCAGACGAGCACTAGTGCTCAAAGATTTTTACTCACAGGACCAAGCGGAACAAAATATTTAACAGTAGGTCCTGGCGACGTTATAGACTCCTATCTACAAAATCTCTTCCAAGTAGGAAGTGAAACCAATCGGAATAACCGGAATATGTTCAGCATTTTCTCGGGAGATTTTGCAGGTGTTGGAAAAGCGCAGATCCTCTTAGTAGATCGTAGAACCGGAACTCATAAATGGTATTTGGGGACCATAGGAACTTCCTCCATTACTTTTAAATTATTGTTACCGACTGGGGCAGCTGTGAGCCTTCCCGTTACGACTACTGTTTATGACAGAACGAGCCAAGCTGGGATCCAATATGCGTTGTATCCGGAAGTAACTGGGAATTCTATCGTATACGAAGATCCTACAGATACAGCCTCCATCGTATTTTCAAAAATTAGAATTACTGCAACTACTATTGCAAGAACCGTATATAACCCTGGCCTTGTTGGATTTTCTAACCAGTATGATCATAGAGGAAATCCGATCGTAGTCTCCGATGGAGAGAATAAAGTTTACGACCTTTCCCAAAGTAAGATTGTCTCTGCTGCTTCTCCTGTGTTTGCTTTATCTATCGACCGTCCTGATCTGATGACAAAAGTGTATCCATTCCAATGGATCCAAGGAGATTATAATGGGGATGGACTTACGGATATAGGGATCATCCATCTCAAAGAACCAACTTGGTATTTTGCAATGTCTTCAGGTACTGTTCCGGATGTGATCGAACAGGTCAAGAACGGGATTGGTGGGACTTATACATTAGAATATGATAATTCTACCAAGTTTGATAATAATGGCGGGGATAATATCCCGGATCTTTCCATTAACTATAGAGTTTGTACTAAGATTACCTTAGATGACGGGCTCGGGAACACAATTCCAAAGAATTATAGTTATAAGAACGGGGTTTCTTTCTCTGCATTTATCAATGGCAAAAAAGAAACAGACGCGTTCGGATTTACGGAATTCACTATGACCGATGCGACAGGATCTCGCACGGTTCATTCTTATTTCAGCCAACCTTATTCTAATTTTATGCATAACCGAGCGCTTTCCGGAGCAGAAAAAGAAATGCATATTATTGGCTCCGATAATCAGGATTACGGTTCTTCTAAAAAGACGTACGAGATCCAACAAATAGAAACAGTTACTGGAAAGATCAGTTATCTTGCTCGATTAAGCAAAACCCAGAACTTTATCAACGGAACTGCGACCACTACTTCTGAAGGTTCTGTTATTTTTAATGGATATAATTTAACTAAGAAGACAGATACAAGTACGGATCATTATGCGGATTCTGCTCACCCTTCTCAAAGTTTTACCTCAGTTACTGATTTTGAGACGGATTCTACTACAAACCAGACAAGACCTAAGAAGACCGTTTCTTTATCCGGCTCTTCTCATGAAACTACAAGTACTCTTACTTATGATTCTCAAGGGAATTTAACTCGCAACTCGGTAACCTATACGGGGAGTGGATTACCTTCTGTTTCTGCAAGTATTACAGAATATGAATATGATACCTATGGAAACAAAACTGAGGAAAAGAATGTAAGTGCAAGTCCAAATCGTGGGACCTCCTACGTTTTCGATGACCAACTTCATCAATTTGTAAAAGAGCAGACAAGTTTCGGTGGCTCACTCCAGCTTAAGACCAGATATACCACAAATTATGGAAAGGCATTCGGTTCTCCGGATGATTCTACAGATCCGAACGGTAATAAAAGTTATTTTGAATATGATGATTTTGGTAGGCTAGTCGAATCCAGCGCAGATACTGATTCCGGAACCAAGGTCCTCGCAGTCTATGAATACGGATCTAGTTTTCCTTTCAGTGCAAAGACCACATTCCCTACAGGTGGAGCAGATCCTAGTTTCGCACTTCGTTCTTATAGAGATGGAATGGGTAGAGTGATCCATACTGTTAAAACAGGATCCAATGGACAGCATGTAAGATCTGGAAAGCTCACTTATAATGGGAATGGCCAAGTGATTCGTTCCGGACAACCGGATTGGGCAGACGCAGGCGAAATAGATACATTTGTTTTACATACTCAGGAAAGAAATCCAAGCTATATAGAATACGATGCAATAGGAAGAGCTAAGAAAACAATCCTTCCAATTGCAGCCGGAGAAACGGAAGCAACCACGTTAACCGTTACCTATAACGATCCTTTCGAAACGATCGAAACCCATAGTGGTGGAACAAGCAAACGAACCGTAAAAGACGGAAAAGGCCAAACTCTTTACATAGAAGACTTCGGTTCTGATGCTACCAATGCAAAGATAGGATTCTGTTTCGATATCGCAGGCAAGATGATCAAAAAATCTGACCTGAACGATGGCGGTGCCTTATCCTGCGATACGAGTGGAATTACTGTAAAAGATACATCTGGTAAAAACCAAGCCTATTGGTTATACGATGCGTTTGGAAGATTAAAGAAAAGTAGCGATCCAGATTTTGGGGTAAGTACAGCTTCTTATAACGCGTTCGGTGATACTATTCAAGCTATAGATGCTCGTGGAATTACCACAGCCTTTACTTACGATTCTCTCGGAAGAATGCTTACCAAAGATACTCCAGAAGGAACCGTATACTTTGATTATGATAGCGGTTCCGGCGCTGAGAATGCTCTTGGAAAACTCGTAAGAGTAGAAGATTCAGTTCAAATCAAAACATTCAGTTATGACAAGCTGGGTCGTGCCAAGAAAGAAAGCCGAAATGTCAAAAATCTGACCATTGAACTGGCAGATGGTCCTTATATTACAGAATACAAATATGACTTACTTGGTCGTGTAATATCTATCGATTATCCGGAACATCCGGTAAATCATACAAGGATGAAGGCTTGCTATGCCTATGGGACAGCAGGTTATATCACAGGGATTTCAGTTCAAGTAAACACAAACGGCGTCATTCCAGGTTACTGTAGTAAAACCATTGTTGAGAACATCACCTATAACGAGTTCGGACAAACAGCTGGATTCGGACTCGGAAACGGTGTCCAAACCAATTACACATACGATATAAAACAAAGATTAGTTCGTATCAACTCAGTCGGAGATGTGGATGGAACTACTAAAACTCTCCAAGATGCAGTCTATGCTTTCAATAGCAGAAACAATATCACTGGGATTACAAATACATCTAGCGAATATACAACTGCATACAATTACAGCTACGACGGCTTAAACAGACTTGTCGCAGCAGACGGGCAATACCAAGAGTCCGCAGACAATTATACCAAAACTTTCCGCCAAAGTTTTGCATACGCGAAGAACGGAAACCTTCTCGCGAAACGAAATCATAACTTTAACGATAACACACTCATAGACGAGTGGAATTACCAATATTCCAACCACCAAGTCACTCATATAGATTCTACCCAAAGTGGGAACAATCGTCTGGTCATGAGTTATGATTCCTCTGGGAACATGACTTACCAGAGAGATAATTTCAAAGATCTGACTAAGACTATTACAGTTGATTCTCAAAACAGGATCACACAAGTCCAAGATGCTTTAAGTACAACCATCGGTAATTACTGGTACGATGAAGGCGGATTCAGGGTCCGTAAGAAAGCATTAGTTCCAAGCGGAGCTTCTTTCAAAAACCAAGAGATCCTATATCCAAGTAAATTCTATGGATTGGAATACTCTGAAGAAACGAATATCTTAAGTTCCATCAATAACGTTTATCTAAACGGAGTACGGATAGCGGCCCTAAATGAAGATGGAGTCACTGCTTATTTCTTAACAGATCAAGTAGATTCAGTAGCTCATGTCTTGGATGAAGCAGGGCATACTCTTAGCAGAATGCAGTACGAGCCGTATGGTGAGACTCTTGTACAAAGAGGAACTCTGGACTTTGCTCCTAAGTATAATTCTCAGGAACTAGATCGAGAGACTAATTTCTATTTTTATAATGCACGGTATTATGATCCGCAGATAGCGAGGTTTACAAGTGCGGATAGTGTGATTCCGGAGAGAGGTGTGGCTACTCAGAACTGGAACAGGTTTATGTACGCTGCTGGGAATCCTATAAGGTATAAGGATCCGACTGGGCACGAAGCAGCCTCCGGTTACCCTATAAAATTGGATTTCTCAAAATTTTTCAAAGATGTCTGGGCTAGCGCTAAAAGTACGGCCCAAAGAGCTGTAAGTAATGTAAAACAGGGTGCTAAAAATGCTGTAAATACTGTAAAACAGTGGGATCAACGTGCTGCGAAAGCTGTGAACTATACTGCAAATACTGTAAAACGAGGAGCTAATAATGCTGCAAATACAGTAAAACAGGGTGCTATTAAAGGGGCTGCAAAGATGGACAAAGCCGGATCATGGCTATACACTACCGATAATCCTATTGCAAGTGGTCTTATGATGTTGGGAGGTTCTTGTAATTTAGGTTGCGATAACGCGATGGAGACCGCGAAAAATATTAATCGCAAACCTGATTACACTACACTCGGTTTTGCGTTTCCCATTTATCCAAATTATGATTTTACCAAAATAACAAGCGTAAATTTCAGTTTTACATATGATATTTACAATAATATTTACTTTTCTGGGGGGATTAGTCAGGGACCTTCCTATTCTCCTAAGTCGAGACCTTCCTTTTCATTTATGTATGGATGGATGAATCAAAATCAAGCTCCTTATGAACATGAGTTGAAATCTTATCTTCCAGGTAAATCTTACAATGTAAATGCCGGATATTGGATCGGCGCTGGTTATACTCAGTCGCTTGGCGGAGGTAGCTCAGTTGAATTTGGTTTTATGACACCAGGTTTTGGACATTCTGGAATGTATACGCCAGATGGAAAATAG
- a CDS encoding DUF1554 domain-containing protein has translation MCAKRVSLFFVICLSIFSSSCAIKSENSGDPNTQEYYENAIINCLINGCDRELNIVGGSSLPEGGNLALSISLVHQPEGSVVYSFSSSNPAIASISPTTMTFTPADYNVPQVLSVVGLSDDSDSTNNSIVISILNPNDETIVYPILQKDNDKFLFATNPFYAGNFTVTFADVICQSEAESRYSSTPPLPSGTYKAFIVAGTFRQASPSLINWVLRPNKEYIDYDSGTFTKAFDTDSTSLFVFGSGNGINSGSNGHWTGMQPSWATGNTCLGWGTNSNVELGNFGTSLDSTSNGIFSGAPDFCDAVKSLVCIQQ, from the coding sequence ATGTGTGCTAAGCGGGTTTCTTTATTCTTTGTGATCTGCCTTTCGATATTCAGCTCATCTTGTGCGATCAAATCCGAAAATTCCGGGGACCCGAATACTCAAGAATATTATGAAAACGCGATTATCAACTGCCTAATCAATGGATGTGATCGGGAACTTAATATTGTCGGCGGGAGCTCACTTCCGGAGGGTGGAAATTTGGCTTTATCCATTTCCTTGGTCCATCAGCCTGAGGGTTCTGTAGTTTATAGTTTTTCTTCCAGCAATCCTGCGATAGCTTCTATTTCTCCTACAACGATGACATTTACTCCTGCGGATTATAATGTACCACAGGTTCTAAGTGTTGTAGGGCTATCGGACGATTCGGACTCAACGAATAATTCCATTGTGATCTCTATTCTCAACCCCAATGATGAAACAATTGTTTATCCAATATTGCAAAAAGATAATGATAAGTTTTTATTCGCTACAAATCCTTTTTATGCCGGAAACTTCACTGTAACTTTTGCCGATGTTATATGCCAAAGTGAGGCCGAGAGTAGATATTCTTCTACTCCACCTCTTCCGAGTGGTACTTATAAAGCTTTTATAGTAGCAGGGACTTTTCGCCAAGCCTCTCCAAGTTTAATTAATTGGGTATTAAGACCGAATAAGGAATACATAGATTACGATAGCGGAACTTTTACTAAGGCATTCGATACCGATTCCACTTCCTTGTTTGTATTCGGTAGTGGGAATGGGATCAATTCCGGATCGAATGGGCATTGGACAGGAATGCAACCTTCTTGGGCGACCGGAAATACTTGTTTGGGTTGGGGAACTAATTCCAATGTGGAGCTGGGAAATTTCGGAACTAGTCTGGATTCTACCAGTAACGGAATATTTTCAGGAGCACCTGATTTCTGCGACGCGGTAAAATCATTGGTTTGTATCCAACAATAG
- a CDS encoding MAPEG family protein yields MFSSLFPLIAFTAWTILLVLIVVSFRTVQVLAGSKKSNEFPAWIQHGSDLYWRIHRAHLNCVEGLPVFAVLVLTFILSGYQNDTFDLLAWIVFGARILQTGAHLSGGGVWNVNVRFTGFIIQYICFTAMLVILVRSIL; encoded by the coding sequence ATGTTTAGTTCTCTATTTCCATTAATCGCTTTTACTGCTTGGACCATTCTACTAGTACTCATCGTAGTATCGTTTAGAACAGTGCAAGTTTTGGCTGGTAGCAAAAAATCCAACGAATTCCCTGCATGGATACAACACGGATCCGATCTTTATTGGAGGATCCACCGCGCTCACTTAAACTGCGTAGAAGGCCTTCCGGTTTTTGCAGTTTTAGTTTTGACCTTTATACTTTCTGGATACCAAAACGATACTTTTGATCTTCTTGCTTGGATCGTATTCGGAGCAAGAATACTACAAACAGGTGCTCATTTAAGTGGTGGTGGCGTCTGGAACGTGAACGTAAGATTTACAGGATTTATAATCCAATATATTTGTTTCACTGCTATGTTAGTGATATTAGTACGTTCCATTCTATAA
- a CDS encoding YheT family hydrolase: MFSLLPFVYIVLFLILVFLFYYFLEVVEEPVLQFSEGEFVSRVIANCSRLTRKYFPTFWCFNNHLMLALLLFREHRSKFFHYDKLEHLKMKDGGVTGLAWSNINGKKKTDSVPIAIVFHTISGDEQDVKSIVKAIRAQLQWASVVCIRRGHGNLPLSKPRINTMGSSSDLKEQLLYIKKKFPNSPLFGVGISAGSGLLARYLGESGTKSLLDAAVAISPAYDIEKAFHRVHPVYSKIMGQRLINYFLKRHYETLSSLGGFQEVMESKTLGEFQDRLHSLSGFDDKEEYYKHSNPALVMKNIRTPIMILNAKDDPICVNQNVLENLHWLETLPNSIHVYTKRGSHIAYYEGWKAISWSDHLVCEYFKAVQDQLPKNKKKPKTKSAKAKKR; this comes from the coding sequence ATGTTCTCGCTCCTCCCCTTTGTTTATATTGTTTTATTTCTTATTCTCGTATTTCTATTTTATTATTTTCTTGAGGTTGTAGAAGAGCCTGTTCTTCAGTTCAGTGAAGGAGAGTTTGTAAGTAGGGTAATTGCAAATTGTTCTCGCTTAACAAGGAAATATTTTCCTACATTCTGGTGTTTTAATAATCATCTAATGCTAGCTCTCTTACTTTTTAGAGAACATCGTTCCAAATTTTTTCATTACGATAAACTGGAACATCTTAAAATGAAAGATGGTGGTGTCACCGGCCTTGCTTGGTCCAATATCAATGGTAAGAAAAAAACCGATTCAGTTCCAATCGCGATTGTCTTTCATACGATCAGTGGGGATGAGCAAGATGTTAAGTCTATTGTGAAAGCTATCCGTGCCCAGTTGCAATGGGCCTCTGTGGTTTGTATTCGAAGAGGGCATGGAAATCTTCCTCTTTCTAAGCCGCGGATAAACACGATGGGATCTAGTTCGGATCTAAAAGAACAACTCTTATATATTAAGAAAAAATTTCCGAATAGTCCTTTGTTTGGAGTGGGGATCTCTGCGGGTTCCGGGTTGCTTGCTCGATACCTAGGAGAATCCGGGACTAAAAGTTTATTGGACGCTGCGGTTGCGATTTCACCTGCATATGATATCGAAAAAGCATTTCATAGAGTTCATCCGGTTTATAGTAAGATCATGGGTCAAAGGTTGATTAATTATTTTTTGAAACGCCATTATGAAACCTTATCTTCCCTTGGAGGATTTCAGGAAGTAATGGAATCTAAAACCTTGGGCGAATTCCAGGATCGTTTGCATAGTCTATCGGGTTTTGACGATAAAGAAGAATATTACAAACATTCGAATCCCGCATTGGTAATGAAAAATATCCGAACTCCGATTATGATTTTGAATGCCAAGGATGATCCCATTTGCGTAAACCAGAATGTTTTAGAGAATCTGCATTGGTTGGAAACCCTTCCTAATTCGATCCATGTTTATACAAAAAGAGGAAGCCATATTGCATATTATGAAGGATGGAAGGCGATATCTTGGTCGGATCATCTTGTCTGCGAATATTTTAAAGCTGTCCAAGACCAATTGCCTAAAAATAAGAAGAAGCCGAAGACTAAATCTGCGAAAGCGAAAAAGCGTTAG
- a CDS encoding alpha/beta hydrolase, protein MYDIPLVQLGPVKAARIPGDPQGPYVIFLHGYGANAFDLLPLYSYMDVPEGTNFIFPDGILEIPIAPGYNGKAWFPIDMEALQRAMVAGGSRELFERYPAGLAEAKQKVEEMIQALDVPMDRIILGGFSQGSMLATEITLKAEKKPKGLVILSGTLLDETHWSQYAKQTPGYKFFQSHGRMDPVLGYPAAKRLETVLKDAGWVGELLAFPGGHEIPEIVLHGMNRYLRELFE, encoded by the coding sequence ATGTATGATATCCCACTTGTCCAATTAGGCCCCGTAAAAGCAGCTCGTATTCCGGGTGATCCACAAGGACCTTACGTTATCTTTTTACATGGTTATGGTGCGAACGCGTTCGATCTTCTTCCTTTGTATTCATATATGGATGTGCCAGAAGGCACGAATTTCATCTTTCCGGATGGGATCTTAGAAATTCCAATCGCACCAGGTTATAATGGTAAGGCTTGGTTTCCCATCGATATGGAAGCTTTACAAAGAGCCATGGTGGCCGGAGGTTCAAGAGAACTTTTTGAACGTTATCCGGCAGGTTTAGCGGAAGCCAAACAAAAGGTAGAAGAAATGATCCAAGCTCTGGATGTCCCTATGGATCGGATTATCTTGGGAGGGTTTTCACAAGGTTCCATGCTTGCGACTGAGATTACTCTTAAAGCAGAGAAAAAGCCCAAAGGCCTTGTCATTCTGTCGGGAACTTTGCTAGATGAGACTCATTGGTCTCAATATGCGAAACAAACTCCGGGCTATAAATTTTTTCAAAGTCATGGTAGAATGGATCCTGTGCTCGGTTATCCTGCCGCTAAAAGATTAGAAACAGTGTTAAAAGACGCAGGCTGGGTGGGTGAGTTATTGGCATTTCCGGGTGGACATGAAATCCCGGAGATAGTATTACACGGTATGAACCGCTATTTGCGAGAATTGTTCGAATGA
- a CDS encoding LamG domain-containing protein → MRKIIYIVLISCLSFNCGTYLLLENLEKNDQKAFLDFVNLTLIDSSIGLVHYWPLDGNTRDIIGGLDLTAISGTPILAADRFGFPGRAYYYDGGGAYHESSAQGPLFFDGTVSSFTISAWVNGKFPPGNNGAEYIYLGQGTGLGLQLYAFSGGPCSGRLRAFTNDGGAGDVDTGTPCGQYPEDTWYHMVFTWDIQTLTATLYVNNVLVSSGIFGSNRPWATNASFQLGRSGLSTQLFQGRVDEVRIYNRVIFPVSSL, encoded by the coding sequence ATGCGAAAGATCATATATATAGTTCTAATCTCTTGTCTTTCCTTCAATTGTGGAACTTATCTTTTACTAGAAAATTTAGAAAAAAATGACCAAAAGGCATTCTTAGATTTCGTAAACCTTACATTAATCGATTCTTCCATCGGATTAGTCCATTACTGGCCGTTAGATGGTAATACTCGAGATATAATCGGCGGCTTGGATCTAACAGCCATAAGCGGAACTCCCATATTAGCTGCGGATCGATTCGGATTTCCAGGAAGAGCGTATTACTATGATGGAGGCGGAGCCTATCACGAATCCTCAGCGCAAGGGCCCTTATTTTTCGACGGGACCGTTTCTTCATTTACAATCAGCGCTTGGGTAAATGGAAAATTCCCACCTGGGAATAATGGCGCTGAGTATATCTATCTAGGCCAAGGCACAGGATTAGGTCTTCAATTATATGCATTCTCTGGGGGACCTTGTAGCGGAAGACTTAGAGCATTCACAAATGATGGAGGCGCAGGAGATGTGGATACTGGCACTCCTTGCGGACAATATCCCGAAGATACCTGGTATCATATGGTTTTCACTTGGGATATCCAGACCTTAACTGCGACTCTCTATGTGAATAATGTTTTGGTTTCCTCTGGAATTTTCGGAAGTAATCGTCCATGGGCCACTAATGCTTCTTTTCAATTAGGGCGATCCGGTCTTTCTACTCAACTTTTCCAGGGAAGGGTCGACGAAGTTAGGATTTATAACAGGGTGATTTTTCCGGTTTCGAGTTTGTAG
- a CDS encoding phosphate signaling complex PhoU family protein has protein sequence MASKFDYLRKNLYAMAELCLEQVLILDDAIEQENPDLAKQVIERDDLIDSLEKQNDNLSQNAILEAIANRNLLGMDQIDGEVILKKDPLRFALSSIRINRSLERMGDQIVNCATCYRRGLLPKGFFRQEEILDKMLSRVVTLVGMAVESLVEEKNRFYGSVHTVEEELNNLCHAAFLKFVLDPRLDKNQFADLYRMILGIERAGDYAVNIAEELVRLNTGMDIRHLSDPVQVTEKSKAS, from the coding sequence ATGGCTTCGAAGTTCGACTATCTCCGTAAAAATCTGTATGCAATGGCGGAGCTATGTCTGGAACAAGTCCTGATCTTGGACGATGCGATCGAACAGGAAAATCCCGATCTTGCCAAACAAGTGATCGAAAGAGACGACCTGATCGATAGTTTAGAAAAACAAAACGATAATCTTTCCCAAAACGCGATCTTAGAAGCAATCGCAAACCGAAACTTACTCGGTATGGACCAAATCGACGGAGAAGTGATCCTTAAAAAAGATCCGCTTAGATTCGCACTTTCTTCCATTCGTATCAACAGAAGTTTAGAAAGAATGGGAGATCAGATAGTAAACTGTGCCACCTGTTACAGAAGAGGACTTCTCCCCAAAGGATTTTTCAGACAGGAAGAAATTTTAGACAAGATGCTCTCCCGAGTGGTCACTCTTGTAGGAATGGCTGTTGAATCCTTGGTAGAAGAGAAAAACAGATTTTACGGTTCAGTACATACTGTGGAAGAAGAGCTAAACAATCTATGCCATGCGGCGTTTTTAAAGTTTGTTTTAGATCCTAGACTTGATAAAAACCAATTCGCAGATTTATACAGAATGATCTTAGGGATAGAAAGAGCCGGAGACTACGCAGTAAACATCGCCGAAGAACTGGTGCGCCTAAATACCGGTATGGATATTCGCCATCTTTCCGATCCGGTCCAAGTCACAGAAAAATCAAAAGCTTCTTAA
- a CDS encoding TIGR04452 family lipoprotein, with the protein MRKILFVGMISLLTFANCVAVDSLGLSDAVKGSEARSQIKAAALTSDILFYGSADPANAAMITALDLFLTDIYLKIDDSKYYKKSDVDKCVKDVQTIGLLVMDPSQTVLTSKNCSDLQANGPII; encoded by the coding sequence ATGAGAAAAATATTGTTCGTAGGGATGATTTCCCTTTTGACTTTTGCTAATTGTGTAGCAGTAGACTCTCTTGGCTTGTCGGATGCCGTAAAAGGTTCCGAAGCTAGATCTCAAATCAAAGCTGCTGCGCTGACCTCAGATATTTTATTTTATGGATCTGCAGATCCTGCTAATGCAGCGATGATCACCGCTCTTGATCTATTTCTTACTGATATTTATCTAAAGATCGATGATAGTAAATATTATAAAAAATCTGATGTAGACAAATGTGTAAAAGACGTTCAGACAATCGGACTTTTAGTTATGGATCCTAGTCAGACTGTTCTTACGAGTAAAAATTGCAGTGACTTGCAAGCAAACGGTCCCATTATTTAA